One Helianthus annuus cultivar XRQ/B chromosome 12, HanXRQr2.0-SUNRISE, whole genome shotgun sequence genomic region harbors:
- the LOC110895598 gene encoding BTB/POZ domain-containing protein At5g66560 translates to MATNSKGQAWFCSTGLPSDVVVDVDDMIFHLHKFPLMAKSKKLYDLITEQEANFTSNAVNETKTTTTKTTMAEEQCCHVRFPDFPGGPKTFEMAAKFCYTVKIELSSANVAALRCAGEALEMTEEFCEENLISKTESFLSQTVLKSLTHSIETLKSCEHLMPLVEHVGIVECCIDSVADRVSAMDPALFGWDVNQTTNNFIHELTLLNPQLFNRLITGIKGKNMSNEIVENCLLRYAKTHISGTNRATRKPQHSHKPSEIDQKELLETIVTNLPEQTHSRSSPAVKILFGMLRTANILNASDNCKSTLEKKIGSQFEQATLDDLLMPSYSYLSETLYDVDCVQRILSQFQLQIHSQSLNCVDDTPAALTLVGKLIDGYLSEIALDANLKPEKFCELAAALPEQARIYDDGLYRSVDVYIKAHPWITDADREKVSGVLDCRKLTLEACTHAAQNERLPLRAVVQVLFFEQLQLRQAIAGTLMATEMVVLESERSPGTTRQEVVELHDETVVEEDGVTWRAAVRENQVLRLGMDSMRTRVHELERECTTMKKAIEKIDKVGPTGWFTKKFGCTFKTQVCDSHEPTVVETRKGRNHRTNRHRHAS, encoded by the exons ATGGCAACAAACTCAAAAGGCCAAGCATG GTTTTGTAGCACCGGTTTACCAAGCGACGTCGTTGTGGATGTTGACGACATGATTTTCCATCTTCATAAG TTTCCACTAATGGCAAAGAGTAAAAAACTCTATGACCTTATAACTGAACAAGAGGCTAATTTCACCTCTAATGCTGTTAATGAAACGAAAACGACAACAACGAAAACAACAATGGCAGAGGAGCAGTGTTGCCACGTCAGATTTCCGGATTTTCCTGGAGGACCGAAGACGTTTGAGATGGCTGCAAAGTTCTGTTACACGGTGAAAATCGAGTTATCGTCTGCTAACGTAGCTGCACTACGTTGTGCTGGAGAAGCTTTGGAGATGACTGAAGAGTTTTGTGAAGAAAATCTCATTTCTAAAACCGAAAGCTTTTTGTCACAAACTGTGCTTAAAAGTTTGACACATTCAATTGAAACGCTGAAATCGTGTGAGCATTTGATGCCTTTGGTGGAACATGTAGGCATTGTTGAATGTTGTATTGATTCAGTTGCTGATAGGGTTTCAGCTATGGATCCCGCTCTATTCGGCTGGGATGTGAATCAGACAACGAACAACTTCATCCATGAACTTACATTACTCAATCCGCAGTTGTTTAACCGTTTAATAACGGGGATCAAAGGTAAGAATATGAGCAACGAGATTGTAGAAAATTGCCTTCTCCGGTACGCcaaaacacacatctctggtaCCAATCGCGCCACTAGAAAGCCTCAGCATTCGCATAAACCATCCGAAATTGACCAGAAGGAACTCTTGGAGACGATTGTCACGAATCTTCCGGAACAAACACACTCCAGATCTTCACCAGCAGTGAAGATATTATTCGGAATGTTACGGACCGCAAACATTCTCAACGCCTCGGATAACTGTAAATCAACATTAGAGAAGAAAATCGGATCTCAATTCGAGCAAGCCACACTAGATGATCTTCTTATGCCGAGTTATTCCTATCTCAGCGAAACATTATACGATGTCGATTGCGTCCAAAGGATATTATCCCAATTTCAACTTCAGATTCATTCTCAATCTCTCAACTGTGTGGATGACACACCCGCGGCGTTAACACTCGTTGGAAAATTAATCGACGGTTATTTATCAGAAATCGCGTTAGATGCGAATCTAAAACCGGAGAAATTTTGCGAGCTTGCAGCTGCGTTGCCGGAACAAGCCAGGATCTACGATGACGGTCTCTATAGATCCGTTGATGTCTACATCAAG GCTCATCCATGGATAACGGATGCCGATCGGGAAAAAGTTTCCGGCGTTTTAGACTGCCGGAAACTAACGTTAGAAGCGTGCACACACGCCGCTCAAAACGAGCGGCTTCCGCTACGAGCGGTGGTGCAAGTGTTGTTCTTCGAGCAGTTGCAGCTGCGGCAAGCGATTGCGGGAACACTGATGGCTACGGAGATGGTGGTGTTGGAGTCAGAGAGGTCACCGGGCACTACACGACAAGAGGTGGTGGAACTACACGACGAAACGGTGGTTGAAGAGGACGGTGTGACGTGGAGGGCGGCAGTGAGGGAGAATCAGGTGCTACGACTAGGGATGGATAGCATGAGGACGCGGGTTCACGAGTTGGAGCGTGAGTGTACTACAATGAAGAAAGCGATTGAGAAGATTGATAAGGTGGGACCGACGGGTTGGTTCACGAAGAAGTTTGGGTGCACATTTAAGACTCAAGTCTG